A stretch of DNA from Planococcus antarcticus DSM 14505:
TCCGGAAATTAAAATCTTTAACGCGATTTCTCCCGGAATCGTCGTCGGTATCATGATCATTCCGATGATTGCCTCTTTGTCGGAGGATGCCATGTCTTCTGTCCCGAAAAGCATTCGTGAAGGGGCATTGGCAATGGGTTCGACAAAGTTTGAAGTGGCGTGGAAAATTACCATGCCAGCCGCACTTTCGGGAATTGTGGCCTCGGTTGTCCTGGCCGTATCTAGAGCGATCGGAGAGACTATGATCGTGTCGCTTGCTGCAGGCTCGACACCAAGATTCGACGGAGACTTTACCGGCTCGATCCAAACGATGACAGCCTACATTGTCCAAGTATCAAAAGGGGATGCCGGATACGGAACGACTATCTACTATTCCATATACGCGGTAGGATTTACCCTTTTCCTCTTTACCATGGCTATGAACATCCTTGCCGGCTACGTATCCAAACGTTTCAGGGAGGAATACTAATATGAGATATATCGAACAACAAACAGTAGTCAAACGGATGAATGGCAGATTGATTGCCAACGCCATCTTCAAATATATCTTCCTTGCTGCTACGTTACTGGCATTATTGGCATTGGTCATTTTGCTTTACCGGATCGTCACGCAGGGAGCAGGATATTTATCGATTGATTTCCTGACTAATTTTGCTTCGCGTTTCCCGGATCAGGCCGGTATTAAAGCGGCGCTGGTCGGCTCGTTATGGCTGATGACGGTTGTCGCACCGACGTCGATTATCTTAGGTGTTGGATCGGCAATCTACTTGGAAGAATACGC
This window harbors:
- the pstC gene encoding phosphate ABC transporter permease subunit PstC, with amino-acid sequence MRPSVQEMIAQSRGKRNKKVIEKIIPIILFLIASVSVLTSIGIVLTLIFETITFFTRVPFFDFITGTTWLPFSNNEAQFGIWPLIIGTLKITVIAIIVAVPIGISAAIYLSEYASENVRRVVKPVLEVLAGVPTIVYGFFALTFVTPVLQAVFPEIKIFNAISPGIVVGIMIIPMIASLSEDAMSSVPKSIREGALAMGSTKFEVAWKITMPAALSGIVASVVLAVSRAIGETMIVSLAAGSTPRFDGDFTGSIQTMTAYIVQVSKGDAGYGTTIYYSIYAVGFTLFLFTMAMNILAGYVSKRFREEY